A window of Malania oleifera isolate guangnan ecotype guangnan chromosome 5, ASM2987363v1, whole genome shotgun sequence contains these coding sequences:
- the LOC131156382 gene encoding UDP-glycosyltransferase 84B2-like, whose translation MMALKEERGEENHHVLLVAFSAQGHLNPMLRLGKRLLSKGLHVTLATTEDVRHLMLKSSSAAAHSVTGITLDFFSDGLPLDFDRNKNIDAYVHSLRNFGPTNLSHLIRRRFLLVPHKLSCIIANPFVPWVAAVAAQHHIPAALLWIQPCTLYALYYRFYNNLNQFPTPSNPNMDVELPGLPLFRTEDLPSFVLPSTPHLSVSELLSDLFENMGKYKWVLANSFQELENDAIESMSGLRPVAPVGPLVPETLLGEKEKNGHNGIELWKPEDGCLEWLSRHQQSTVVYVSFGSITELSAKQMENVATALKNSNRPFLWVVKPSRHPSPGRAGELPRVLVEGSEGRGLVVEWCPQAEVLAHPAVACFVTHCGWNSTLEAVAAGVPVVAYPQWSDQPTNAKVLVDGLGVGVRLRPDRDGVVGSEELERCVEEIMGGERAAVYRKKAEELKEATQRAVAGGGSSDKNIQLFVDGIMGKLCSSV comes from the coding sequence ATGATGGCTCTGAAGGAGGAAAGAGGAGAAGAAAATCATCACGTGCTACTAGTGGCATTCTCAGCTCAAGGCCACCTCAACCCCATGCTCCGACTCGGCAAACGCCTCCTCTCCAAAGGGCTCCACGTTACCCTTGCCACCACCGAAGACGTCCGCCACCTCATGCTCAAGTCCTCCTCCGCCGCAGCCCACTCCGTCACCGGCATCACCCTCGACTTCTTCTCCGACGGCCTCCCCCTCGACTTCGATCGCAACAAAAATATCGACGCCTACGTCCACTCCCTCCGCAACTTCGGACCCACCAACCTCTCCCACCTCATCCGCCGCCGCTTCCTTCTTGTCCCCCACAAACTCTCCTGCATAATCGCGAACCCCTTCGTCCCCTGGGTCGCCGCCGTCGCCGCCCAACACCACATCCCCGCCGCCCTCCTCTGGATCCAGCCATGCACGCTCTACGCCCTCTACTACCGCTTCTACAACAACTTAAACCAATTCCCTACCCCTTCTAACCCCAACATGGACGTAGAATTACCGGGCTTGCCGCTTTTCCGCACCGAAGACCTTCCATCCTTCGTTCTCCCCTCAACTCCCCACCTCAGCGTTTCCGAACTATTGTCGGATCTCTTCGAAAACATGGGAAAATACAAATGGGTTTTGGCGAACTCGTTTCAAGAGCTCGAGAACGACGCAATCGAGTCCATGTCCGGGCTCCGGCCGGTGGCTCCCGTTGGTCCGTTAGTCCCGGAAACCCTTCTCGGCGAAAAGGAAAAAAACGGACACAACGGAATCGAACTGTGGAAACCGGAAGACGGATGCCTTGAGTGGCTGAGCCGCCACCAGCAGTCCACTGTGGTTTATGTATCCTTCGGGAGCATAACCGAGTTATCGGCGAAGCAGATGGAGAACGTAGCGACGGCTCTCAAGAACAGCAACCGGCCTTTTCTCTGGGTCGTGAAGCCGTCGAGGCATCCTTCGCCGGGCCGCGCCGGAGAGCTGCCGCGGGTGCTCGTGGAGGGTTCGGAAGGGCGGGGGCTTGTGGTGGAGTGGTGCCCGCAAGCGGAGGTGCTGGCCCACCCGGCGGTTGCGTGTTTTGTGACTCACTGCGGGTGGAACTCGACGCTGGAGGCGGTGGCGGCTGGCGTGCCGGTGGTGGCTTACCCACAGTGGTCGGACCAGCCGACGAACGCCAAAGTGCTGGTGGACGGGCTGGGGGTGGGCGTCAGGCTGAGGCCGGATAGAGATGGTGTGGTTGGGAGTGAGGAATTGGAGCGGTGCGTGGAGGAGATAATGGGCGGAGAGAGGGCGgcggtatataggaagaaggcgGAGGAGTTGAAGGAGGCGACGCAGAGGGCGGTGGCCGGAGGTGGCTCGTCGGACAAGAATATCCAGCTCTTTGTAGATGGAATTATGGGGAAGTTATGTTCTAGTGTGTGA